GCCGAAGGCGGTTTCGAGCTCGAAATACGCTCCGCCATCGCGAGTGTCGCTGTCGACGACGGCCGGGTCGAGCGGGTCGTCGATCGTCAGGTCGGGGTCGTCCAGTAGTTCGGTTTCGATGTGTTCGATCTCGCAGTCGATCACCCGGTCTTCGACGGTGGCGGGGTCGACTGTGTTCTCGGGACCGTTGCCCAGACAGCCAGCGAGGAGCGTCCAGCCGCCGGCCCCGATCGTCGCGAGCGCAGTTCGCCGGTTCATACGTGTCGCTACTGGGGCGACAAATAAAGGATTCCTGAAGGCTCAAACAGTTGCTGTCGTCTCCCGGCGGTATCGACGGACGTCACAGCGGTATCGGAATCCAGTCGAGGTAGCGCAACACCAGTTCGGGCGGGAGTATCGGGTCGTGAAGGACTAGCCAATCGAGCAACACGAGTCCACAGCCGTGGGCGACCACGGATGGGAGAATCGAGTTCGCGTCGTAATCGACGGCACCGAACAGCACGTCTGTCGGGCCCGACAGGAGGAACTCGATGGGTGGGCTGTGTCTGTGGATGAGTATGTATACGATCGGGCTGATGAACACGCACTTGAATCCGATCTCCCGGACACCGACACACAGCAATCCCCGAAAGTACGTTTCAGTTGCCAATGCGAGTATAAAAAGCTGAACGGCGTGTGGAATAAACGCCCCGAGCTCGGGGGTCACATACCAGATCGGATAGTGCTGTCGGATCGTCGGCAGCGTCGAACCGACCAGGTAAAACGGGAGGACAAAAAGCGATAACGCGATCGTGTTCCGTATCGCTCGTCGATCGACCCGCCAGCCGAGATGTCTCCCGGCCGCGATCCCGAGTGTGCCCGGAATGATGAGGTAGATAACCGTGTCACGAATGACCCGTTCGGTCATCGTGGACGTACTCGTCAGTTCCCAGAGAATCACGATGATCCCGCCAGTTACGAGTGACGCCGCTATCCATCGGCGTCCCGTGAGGTTGTCAGCTACCGTCGTCATCTACAGTCTCCCGATGTTGGTCGATCCGGTGGCCCAGCTACGGTCGGGAGTTCCGTCTGCGACGTATTATACATCTTCGAATCACTCGGCTGTATGCACGGTCGCGTCGATGACACCGTCGGCGGCGAATCGCTCGTACTCGACCCCGGGACGCAGCTCGTAGCTCTCGACATCACCAGCAGCCACCGTGATTTCGCGGGTCACCACAAATTCTTCCTCGCCTGCGAACACCCTGACAATGAGTCGACCATCCCGCTCGTTGTCGGCGACATTTTCGACGACGACTGTCACCAGCAGCATCTCCTCCTCGTCCGCTTCGAAGTCGACAGAGTCGACCCGAAGATCTCCCGGGGGATCGGTGGGTTCCGGATCGTCCTCTTCGTCGGGATCGTCCGGCGTGTCGCCCTCCTCGTCGGTTTCCCTGTCCTCCCCTGCCGGATCGACGTCTTCCTCGAGGGACTCCTCCCGGGGAGCGTCGGGTGGGGTCCGGGGTCCCGTCGGTGACCGCTCGTCACCGATACAGCCCGCCACCGACCCAGCGAAGAGTGCGGCACTCGTCCCGAGGAGTCGACGCCGTCGCATATCCACTCGTTTCGGGTTCCGGTATGAAAACACTCCGGCCTCGCCGGTCCGACGGCGCGTTCGAGCGCGGTCGGTGCCGCGAACGGTACCATATTTATCCGGCAATCCCCTAGCCTGGACCGTGCTGCGAAAGGAGTTGCTCCGGGTTTCCCGGGCCGGCGGCGGCTATCATCCACAGTTCGTGGGACGGGAGGAGCGACCCCTCGCCGCACGCGCGATCGGGACATACCAGGGCCACGTCGGCGAGCGTCGCGAGCGTCTCGACGCCGCGATCGAGGAACTCGAGCGGGAGTCGGACGACTTCAAGCTCGTCCGGGGGTTCGCATCGCTGCTCGACCGGGAGGCTGTCTTCGAGACCCGCGCGCCGATCCCTCCGGAGCGCGCCCGTCGGGTTGCATTCGAACGTGCAGAAGCCGTCGGAGTCGCAACGGAACAGGAGCGATCGCGAGCCCGTTCCGACGCCGCAGAACGCCTCGGCGTCGATCCCGACGACATCGAGCAGTCGCTGTACGCCGATCGAGAGCCGAACCAGTACCTCGCGTCCTTCGAGAGTCCGTGGAGTCCCGACGAGTTGCTGGACCGCTACAACCTCTCGCTGGCCCAGACCGCGCTGTTCGACGCGACCGAGGTCCGGATCGAAAGCAGCGATCCCCGCAGGCTCGTGTCGGCGGTAAAGCGGCTCGGGCTCCTGTACGAACTCCGGAACACCGAAGTCGGGCGTACGCTTTTCGTCACCGGTCCGGACGCGCTGTTCGGCCGGACCCGTCGCTACGGCACCGCGTTCGCCCGGTTGCTCGCTTCGGTCGCAAGCGCCGAGGAGTGGTCGCTGCGGGCGACGATCGACGACCGGGGGACCGAACGCGAGCTGAAACTGGAAACCGGAGACGTGGTTCCGCCCACCGGGGAGCCGATCGCGGAGCCGACCTACGACAGCGGCGTCGAGGCAGACTTCGCTGCGCGGTTCGAGGCGCTCGACCGTCCCTGGCAGCTCCGTCGGGAGCCGGAGCCGCTGTCGGTCAACACGAGCGTGATGATCCCGGACTTCGCGTTCGATTACGAGCACGCCGACTTCCGGGTGTTCTTCGAGGTGATGGGCTTCTGGACGCCGTCGTACGTCGAAAAGAAGCTCGATCAGCTGGCGAACGTCGAGGACGTCCAGCTGCTGGTCGCGGTCGACGAGACGCTCGGACTCGATCCGGAATCCTCGACCGAACGGCGGACGGAAACGGGCGAGGCGGCGGCGGAGGTGAAAGCCCGGGACCACCGCGTCGTCACCTACTCGGGGAGCGTCCGCGTGAAGGACGTCGTCGACGTGCTCCGCGAATACGAATCCGGGTTTATCGAACGCGAGGCCGAGCGCGTCCCGGAGGAGGTGGTTCCCGATGCCGACGTCATCTCCCTCGTCGAGGTCGCCGCCGAATTCGGCGTCAGCGTCGCCGCCGTCGAGGAGAAGGCGTTTCCGGAGCATCGAGTCGTCGGGCGAACCCTGGTCCGGCCGGCGGTCCTGTCGGAGATCGACGAGAATCTCGAACCGGGGCAGTCACTGGCGGACGTGGAGTCAATTCTCGAGTCCAGGGGGCTTTCGGACGCGAGCGCGGTGCTGTCTACACTCGGCTATCGGATCGAATGGGAGGGTCTCGGCGGCGGTCGACTCCGTCGGCGAAAGAAGTGATTCGGCGGTTCCGCCCGGAATCACTGGTACAACCCGAGCGTTGAAACCCGAAGACGCGACGACACCGTGCCATGTCCAGCGAACTCAGACTGTTCGCGGGGGAGTGTACGACCACGTTCGAGGGCACCCGGTCGAGAACACAGCACGGATACGTCGTCGTGATGGTCAAGCCCGACGACACCGTGCTGGTCCACGACGCGGACGGCTACCAGCCGGTCGCGTGGCTAACCAGACCCGATGAGGCGACAGTCGAGCATCACGGCGACGGGACGGATACTGGAGACGCCGAGTTCACGATCACTGCCCGGACCGGCGACCAGAACCTCACCGTCGAGTCGTGCGGGAAAGGGGCCGTCCGAACGATTCCGGTCGGGGAAGCGGGAGTTCCGGTGGGCGACTGCGTCGAGTCCGACTGTGCGGGAACGCTTGCGAGAACCGGCGGAGACGTCGCCTGCGTCGACTGTGGGATGCGCTACGGGCTGCCTGCTGGGGCAACTGTGCTCGAAAAGCGGTGTGACGACTGCGGGCTCCCGCAGATCCGGGTGGAGCGAGGCGAGACGTTCGAAGTGTGTCTCGATTACAGCTGCGAGTCGCTGAACGACCGGATCCGGGAACGATACGATCGCGCGTTCGACTGTCCCGACTGCGATAGCGACCTCCGGATCCGGGTCACGGACGGCCGCCCGTTTTTCGGCTGCGAGGGCTATCCCGACTGCGAGACCGCCTTCTCGATCCCCGCCGGCGTCGTCGTCGGCCTGTGCGACTGCGGGCTCCCGGTCTTCGAGACGGCGACCGGACAGCGCTGTCTCGACGGGACCTGCGACAGCTACCGCGAGTGACACCCGATCGCGACCGCAACGGCGTGCCGGTGCGACCGGACCGGTGGTCATAAGCGGCCGCCGGTCCGGGATCCCGTATGCAGATCCACGGAACCCTGCACGACGGGGAGGTCCACGTCGGCGGGGACGCGCGCCAGCGCTTCTACGACGCCAGGGGGTATGGTCGACCGCTGGGGGGCAACGACATCGCCCTCACCCGGGTCGAGGCGGCACACCTGCTGTTTCGGGGTGATCTCGACGGCGTCGAGGTCGACGGGCAGTCGTTGGCGTTCGAGGAGTTCTTCGTCGACGCCGCCGCGGCGGGCGACCGGTTCGCGCTCCGCTTTCTGGTGTATGCGGACCTCCGGGAGCGCGGGTTTTATCTCTCGCCGGTTCGGGACGGGTGGCCAGGCGAGCGGGCGCTCGATCCCGACGCGCCGGGACGAGCCGATTTCGCCGTGTACGATCGAGGCGATGGACCGCCGAACGGATCGGTGGCGTACCGGGTTCGGGTCGTCGGCGAGCGAGAGCGGCTTCCGGCAGTCGAGCTGTCGGGCGTGCTCGCGATCGTCGACGAGGAGAGCGATCTCACCTACTTCGAAACCGGGACGCAGGCGTTGGACGGATCGACGACGTACGAACTCCCGGCGACGATCGGGGGAGTGCTGCTGGAGGATCGGGTCGTCGTCTGGGACGCTCCCGAACCGCTGTACGAGCGGGGTTTTTACGGCCAGCCGCTGTCCGGCCGGACCGGCCCCGTCGAGGACGCGCTCCAGCTGTCGCTGGTCGAGGCGGCCTCCCTCGCAGCCGAGGGGGTGCTGTCGCTTTCTGCCGTGATCGGTGGGGACGAGTCGACGAACGACTCCCCGGCGCTCGCGTCGATCGTCGAGCGGGGACGCGATGTCGAGGGCGACCGGTTCGATCGGCGGCTCCGAGTGTACCGGCAACTCAGGGACGCAGAGATCGTTCCGAAGACTGGATTCAAATTCGGCGCCGACTTCCGCACGTACGCGAACGTGGAGTCGGTCGAGGAGCTCCCTCACTCGGAGGCGCTCGTTCGAGTGTTGCCGCCGGAGCACGTCTTCGACCCGCGCGAACTGTCGCTGGACGTCCGGCTGGCGGGCGGCGTTCGCAAGCGAATGGTTTTTGCGTTGACCGACGGGAGTACAGTCGAGTACCGTTCGGTAGCTCGACTCACGCCATGACCGGAGCCCAACCATGACCGACGAGACCGAAGCCACGGACGGAGGCAGCGACACGGCAGCCGGCGCGGACGACCTGGCGCTGGACCCGTGGGGTTCCTCGACCGTCTCGGATTACCGGAAGCTGTTCGAGGAGTTCGGCATCGAAGAGTTCGAGGAGGTCCTGCCGGGAGTGCCGGACCCCCACTACCTGATGCGCCGGGGCGTCATCTTCGGCCACCGGGAGTACGATCGGGTCGCCCGGGCGATGGCAAACGACGAGCCGTTCGCGGCGCTGTCGGGCTTCATGCCGACCGGCGACCCCCACATCGGCCACAAGCTCGTGTTCGACGAGTTGATCTGGCACCAGGAACAGGGCGGGGACACCTACGGTCTCATCGCGGACCTGGAGGCCCACTCCGCGCGGGGGATATCCTGGGAGGAGATCGACGAACACGCCCGCAACTATCTGCTGTCGTTGATCGCGCTCGGGTTCGACCCCGAAGAGGGCGAACTCTACCGGCAGGCGGATAACACGGAGGTTCGGGATCTCGCCTTCGAACTCGGCTCGAAGGCCAACTTCTCGGAGTTCCAGGCGATCTACGGCTTCGGCGGGGACACCAGCATCTCGCACATGCAAAGTGTCGTCACCCAGATGGCCGACATCCTCTACCCGCAGCTGGCGGAGCCGAAGCCAACGGTGATCCCGGTCGGACCGGATCAGGATCCACACGTCCGGTTCGCCCGCGATCTGGCCGCGCGATTGCGCTACTTCGGGATCACGGAGGCGTTCGCGAGCTTCGAGGTCGACCCCGACGAGCGCGGACTGCTCTCTCGGGCGTACGAGGCGCTGTCGCGAGACGGTTCCGCGGACGACGGCTCCGACGAACCGCCGCGGTGTGAGGACGCAGCCGACTGGCTCGAAACGAACCAACAGGAGTCACCGGTACGGGAGTCGGTGGTCGGGAAGCTCCGGGCCGCCGGGAAAGAGCCCCTCCGGCCCCGGGTTCGGTTCCTCGACCGCAACGCCACCGACGAGGCGTTCGAGGCGCTGATCGAGGCGGTAGAGGGCGACAAGCGCGTCTTCGACGAGCACGTCGACAGCTTTGACCTGTCCCGACCGGAGGCCGAGGAGCTCGCCCGCGAAATCGAGATCGACCACGGCGGGTACGGGTTCATGCTCCCCTCGTCGATCTACCACCGGTTCATGACGGGGCTTACGGGCGGAAAGATGTCATCGTCGATCCCCGCGAGCCACATCTCGTTGCTTGATGACCCTGAGGAGGGGTACGAGAAGGTGAAGGCGGCGACCACCGGGGGGCGCGAGACCGCCGAACTACAGCGCGAACTCGGCGGCGAGGCCGACGACTGTCCAGTGTATGAACTGTATGCCTATTTGCTGGCCGGCGACGACGACGAGTTCGCTACCAGGGTGTACGACGAGTGTGTCGGCGGGGAGCGGCTCTGTGGCGGCTGCAAGGAACAGGCCGCCGAACTGATGCGGGAGTTCCTCACAGAGCACCAGGAAAAGCGCGAAGAAGCAGAAGAGATCCTGGAGGATCTGGACGTCGAACTCGAGGCAGAACGGCGAGGCGTTCCCGGCGACGAGCACTGACGTCGGACGATCGAACCCGACGTCTGCTACAGTTCGTTCACGAGGTCGATCACGTCACCGATCGCCTCTGCATATCGGCGTGCCCCTTCGTACAGAAGCAGCGCCCTATCGAGTTGCATCGCCCACTCGCTATCGTCGACTGTGTGGGCGTCCTCGATGAGGCCATCCAACCGGCTGTCGGTCCGTCGCAGCGCACC
The Halalkaliarchaeum desulfuricum DNA segment above includes these coding regions:
- a CDS encoding topoisomerase DNA-binding C4 zinc finger domain-containing protein; this translates as MSSELRLFAGECTTTFEGTRSRTQHGYVVVMVKPDDTVLVHDADGYQPVAWLTRPDEATVEHHGDGTDTGDAEFTITARTGDQNLTVESCGKGAVRTIPVGEAGVPVGDCVESDCAGTLARTGGDVACVDCGMRYGLPAGATVLEKRCDDCGLPQIRVERGETFEVCLDYSCESLNDRIRERYDRAFDCPDCDSDLRIRVTDGRPFFGCEGYPDCETAFSIPAGVVVGLCDCGLPVFETATGQRCLDGTCDSYRE
- a CDS encoding DUF790 family protein, whose product is MLRKELLRVSRAGGGYHPQFVGREERPLAARAIGTYQGHVGERRERLDAAIEELERESDDFKLVRGFASLLDREAVFETRAPIPPERARRVAFERAEAVGVATEQERSRARSDAAERLGVDPDDIEQSLYADREPNQYLASFESPWSPDELLDRYNLSLAQTALFDATEVRIESSDPRRLVSAVKRLGLLYELRNTEVGRTLFVTGPDALFGRTRRYGTAFARLLASVASAEEWSLRATIDDRGTERELKLETGDVVPPTGEPIAEPTYDSGVEADFAARFEALDRPWQLRREPEPLSVNTSVMIPDFAFDYEHADFRVFFEVMGFWTPSYVEKKLDQLANVEDVQLLVAVDETLGLDPESSTERRTETGEAAAEVKARDHRVVTYSGSVRVKDVVDVLREYESGFIEREAERVPEEVVPDADVISLVEVAAEFGVSVAAVEEKAFPEHRVVGRTLVRPAVLSEIDENLEPGQSLADVESILESRGLSDASAVLSTLGYRIEWEGLGGGRLRRRKK
- a CDS encoding tryptophan--tRNA ligase; protein product: MTDETEATDGGSDTAAGADDLALDPWGSSTVSDYRKLFEEFGIEEFEEVLPGVPDPHYLMRRGVIFGHREYDRVARAMANDEPFAALSGFMPTGDPHIGHKLVFDELIWHQEQGGDTYGLIADLEAHSARGISWEEIDEHARNYLLSLIALGFDPEEGELYRQADNTEVRDLAFELGSKANFSEFQAIYGFGGDTSISHMQSVVTQMADILYPQLAEPKPTVIPVGPDQDPHVRFARDLAARLRYFGITEAFASFEVDPDERGLLSRAYEALSRDGSADDGSDEPPRCEDAADWLETNQQESPVRESVVGKLRAAGKEPLRPRVRFLDRNATDEAFEALIEAVEGDKRVFDEHVDSFDLSRPEAEELAREIEIDHGGYGFMLPSSIYHRFMTGLTGGKMSSSIPASHISLLDDPEEGYEKVKAATTGGRETAELQRELGGEADDCPVYELYAYLLAGDDDEFATRVYDECVGGERLCGGCKEQAAELMREFLTEHQEKREEAEEILEDLDVELEAERRGVPGDEH
- a CDS encoding CPBP family glutamic-type intramembrane protease gives rise to the protein MTTVADNLTGRRWIAASLVTGGIIVILWELTSTSTMTERVIRDTVIYLIIPGTLGIAAGRHLGWRVDRRAIRNTIALSLFVLPFYLVGSTLPTIRQHYPIWYVTPELGAFIPHAVQLFILALATETYFRGLLCVGVREIGFKCVFISPIVYILIHRHSPPIEFLLSGPTDVLFGAVDYDANSILPSVVAHGCGLVLLDWLVLHDPILPPELVLRYLDWIPIPL
- the endA gene encoding tRNA-intron lyase, with translation MQIHGTLHDGEVHVGGDARQRFYDARGYGRPLGGNDIALTRVEAAHLLFRGDLDGVEVDGQSLAFEEFFVDAAAAGDRFALRFLVYADLRERGFYLSPVRDGWPGERALDPDAPGRADFAVYDRGDGPPNGSVAYRVRVVGERERLPAVELSGVLAIVDEESDLTYFETGTQALDGSTTYELPATIGGVLLEDRVVVWDAPEPLYERGFYGQPLSGRTGPVEDALQLSLVEAASLAAEGVLSLSAVIGGDESTNDSPALASIVERGRDVEGDRFDRRLRVYRQLRDAEIVPKTGFKFGADFRTYANVESVEELPHSEALVRVLPPEHVFDPRELSLDVRLAGGVRKRMVFALTDGSTVEYRSVARLTP